From Corallococcus soli, a single genomic window includes:
- a CDS encoding MBL fold metallo-hydrolase encodes MRIHHLNCTTMCPPGGRLMDGRRGFTGPAALTCHCLLVETARGLVLVDTGFGLNDVYEPRVRLNGLFRDVLCRPALVEESTAIRQVERLGFQASDVRDIILTHLDFDHAGGLDDFPHARVHLLAEEYRVASAQRTWLDRARFRPQQWSLDKRWETYSARRGEDWFGFDCVRELSGLPPEILLVPLTGHTLGHAGVAIDTGEGWLLHAGDAYFHHGEMDLDRYRCTVGLRAYQKLMQKDGWMRWYNLRRLRELVQRHGEQVTVFCAHDSLEFERLEEREKLPLDFPIQPGLVPPVPSLHL; translated from the coding sequence ATGCGCATCCACCACCTGAACTGCACCACGATGTGTCCGCCCGGCGGGCGGCTCATGGACGGACGGCGCGGCTTCACCGGCCCGGCGGCGCTCACCTGTCACTGCCTGCTGGTGGAGACGGCCCGCGGTCTGGTGCTGGTGGACACCGGCTTCGGCCTCAATGACGTGTATGAACCGCGCGTGCGGCTCAACGGCCTGTTCCGCGACGTGCTGTGCCGGCCCGCCCTGGTGGAGGAGTCCACCGCCATCCGCCAGGTCGAGCGGCTGGGCTTCCAGGCCAGCGACGTGCGCGACATCATCCTCACGCACCTGGACTTCGACCACGCTGGCGGCCTGGACGACTTCCCCCACGCGCGCGTGCACCTGCTGGCGGAGGAGTACCGCGTGGCCAGCGCGCAGCGCACCTGGCTGGACCGCGCGCGCTTCCGCCCCCAGCAGTGGTCGCTGGACAAGCGCTGGGAGACCTACTCCGCGCGCCGGGGCGAAGACTGGTTCGGCTTCGACTGCGTGCGGGAGCTGTCCGGCCTGCCGCCCGAAATCCTCCTGGTGCCGCTGACGGGCCACACGCTGGGCCACGCGGGCGTGGCCATCGACACGGGCGAAGGGTGGCTGCTGCACGCGGGCGACGCGTACTTCCACCACGGGGAGATGGACCTGGACCGCTACCGGTGCACCGTGGGGCTGCGCGCCTACCAGAAGCTGATGCAGAAGGACGGCTGGATGCGCTGGTACAACCTGCGCCGCCTGCGGGAGCTGGTGCAGCGCCACGGCGAACAGGTGACGGTGTTCTGCGCGCACGACTCGCTGGAGTTCGAGCGCCTGGAGGAGCGCGAGAAGCTCCCCCTGGACTTCCCCATCCAGCCAGGCCTGGTCCCCCCGGTGCCCTCGCTGCACCTGTGA